A single Saccharomyces paradoxus chromosome II, complete sequence DNA region contains:
- the VPS15 gene encoding ubiquitin-binding serine/threonine protein kinase VPS15 (Serine/threonine protein kinase involved in vacuolar protein sorting~similar to YBR097W): MGAQLSLVVQASPSIAIFSYIDVLEEVHYVSQLNSSRFLKTCKALDPNGEIVIKVFIKPKDQYSLRPFLQRIKAQSFKLGQLPHVLNYSKLIETNRAGYMIRQHLKNNLYDRLSLRPYLQDIELKFIAFQLLNALKDIHNLNIVHGDIKTENILVTSWNWCILTDFAAFIKPVYLPEDNPGEFLFYFDTSKRRSCYLAPERFNSKLYQDGNSNNGKLTKEMDIFSLGCVIAEIFAEGRPTFNLSQLFKYKSNSYDVDREFLMEEMNSTDLRNMVLDMIQLDPSKRLSCDELLNKYRGIFFPDYFYTFTYDYFRNLVTMTTSTPISDNTCTNSTLEDNLKLLDETTEKIYRDFPQICHCLDFPLIKQGGETDSASSILAPYKLEVKNSRFLNTNLYFPQNHQLILQKFTQVSEKVKSVKEECALLFISYLSHSLRSIVSTATKLKNLELLAVFAQFVSDENKIDRVVPYFVCCFEDSDQDVQALSLLTLIQVLTSVRTLNPLNENIFVDYLLPRLKRLIISNRQNSNYLRIVFANCLSDLAIVINRFQEFTFAQHCNDSSSDNNMEIMESSTKYSTKLIQSVEDLTVLFLTDSDTYVKMALLQNILPLCKFFGRERTNDIILSHLITYLNDKDPALRVSLIQTISGISILLGTVALEQYILPLLIQTITDSEELVVISVLQSLKSLFKTGLIRKKYYIDISKTISPLLLHPNNWIRQFTLMIIIEIINKLSKAEVYCILYPIIRPFFEFDVEFNFKSMISCCKQPVSRSVYNLLCSWSVRASKSLFWKKISTNHVDSFGNNRIEFITKNYSSKNYGFNKKGMNLDSSLKGVKTSSTVYSHDNKEIPLTAEDRNWIDKFRIIGLTEKDIWKIVALRSYVIRTARVMAANPDFSYKNSNHRPLVQNSLPNLNLTNIMPRNIFFDVEFAEESTSEAQDSNLENQQIYKSDESEQNSNKLSISSSKQLSTVMDINGSLIFKNKSIATTTSNLKNVFVQLEPTSYHKHSPNHGLKENVNVRPERKVIVSNSYEGDVESIEKFLSTFRILPPLRDYKEFGPMQEILRNPNVGSLKGKLVATLMENEPNSITSAVVSPGETPYLITGSDQGVIKIWSLKEIIMGEVYSSSLTYDCSSTITQITMIPNFDAFAVSSKDGQIIVLKVNHCQQENEVKFLNCECIRKLNLKNSDKNEYAVRMRAFVNDEKSLLIVLTNLSRIIIFDIRTLERLQIIGNSPKHGAVSSLCIDEGSCALILGTTRGIIDIWDIRFNVLIRSWSFGDHTPITHVEACQFYGQNSVIIVGGSSKTFLTIWNFVKGSCQNAFINSDEQPSMEHFLPIEKGLDELDFCGIGSLNALSTISVSNDKILVTDEATSSIVMFSLKELSSSKAVISPSRFSDNFIRTQVTANLTILLRKMKRSSTHSVDDSLYHHDIINAISTCQVDQTPLLVACDNSGLIGVFQ, encoded by the coding sequence ATGGGGGCGCAACTCTCATTAGTGGTCCAAGCATCACCTTCCATagctattttttcatatatcGATGTTTTAGAAGAAGTTCACTATGTTTCTCAGTTGAACTCATCAAGATTCTTAAAAACATGCAAAGCGCTGGATCCTAACGGCGAAATTGTTATCAAAGTTTTTATCAAACCAAAAGACCAATATAGTTTACGACCTTTCCTCCAGCGTATAAAAGCTCAATCGTTTAAGTTGGGGCAACTACCGCACGTTTTGAACTACAGTAAATTGATCGAGACAAATAGAGCCGGCTACATGATACGGCagcatttgaagaataattTATATGATAGATTGAGTTTAAGACCTTACTTGCAAGACATTGAGCTAAAGTTCATTGCTTTTCAGTTATTAAATGCACTAAAGGATATCCATAACTTGAATATTGTCCATGGTGATATAAAGACGGAAAATATTCTAGTAACAAGTTGGAATTGGTGTATATTGACAGATTTTGCTGCGTTTATCAAACCTGTATATTTACCTGAAGACAATCCAGGCGAATTCTTATTCTATTTCGACACTTCGAAGAGAAGATCCTGTTACCTAGCCCCGGAGAGGTTTAACTCTAAACTTTACCAAGATGGAAACTCTAATAATGGTAAGCTAACTAAAGAAATGGACATATTTAGTCTTGGATGCGTTATTGCAGAAATATTTGCTGAAGGTAGGCCCACTTTCAACTTATCACAGTtattcaaatataaaagTAATTCATATGATGTCGACAGGGAATTTCTCATGGAGGAAATGAATTCTACTGATCTAAGAAACATGGTTCTAGACATGATTCAACTAGATCCATCCAAAAGGCTTTCATGCGACGAACTGCTGAACAAATATCGtggcatttttttccccGATTATTTCTACACTTTCACTTATGATTATTTTAGAAATTTGGTTACTATGACGACAAGCACACCAATATCAGATAACACTTGCACTAATAGTACCCTAGAAGATAATTTAAAACTTCTAGATGAAACTAcggaaaaaatatacagaGATTTCCCCCAAATCTGTCATTGTTTAGACTTTCCTTTAATTAAACAAGGAGGCGAAACAGATTCAGCCTCTTCAATTTTGGCACCTTATAAATTAGAGGTGAAAAATAGTCGGTTTTTGAACACTAACCTATATTTCCCccaaaatcatcaattAATCTTACAGAAGTTTACCCAAGTATCCGAAAAGGTAAAATCagttaaagaagaatgtgCTCTACTGTTTATCTCTTATTTATCTCATAGTTTAAGAAGTATTGTTTCAACAGCCACGAAACTTAAAAATCTAGAACTATTAGCAGTATTTGCACAATTTGTATCTGATGAGAATAAAATTGATCGAGTGGTGCCGTATTTCGTATGTTGTTTTGAAGATAGTGACCAGGATGTCCAGGCCCTATCTTTACTAACATTAATCCAAGTACTCACTTCTGTGAGGACATTGAATCCATTAAATGAGAATATATTCGTGGACTACTTACTTCCAAGACTGAAAAGATTGATTATTTCCAATAGGCAGAATAGCAATTATTTGAGAATCGTGTTTGCTAATTGTTTGAGCGACTTAGCAATTGTCATTAACAGATTCCAAGAATTTACATTTGCTCAGCATTGTAATGATAGCTCATCGGATAATAACATGGAAATCATGGAAAGCAGTACCAAGTattcaacaaaattgaTTCAAAGTGTCGAAGACCTGActgttcttttcttaacAGATAGTGACACATATGTAAAGATGGCACTTTTGCAAAACATCCTTCCACTTTGTAAATTCTTTGGCAGGGAAAGAACAAATGATATTATATTAAGTCATTTAATAACCTACCTCAATGATAAAGACCCGGCTCTGCGGGTTTCCTTAATTCAAACAATATCCGGAATATCAATTCTTTTAGGCACCGTTGCACTAGAGCAGTATATTTTACCATTATTGATCCAAACAATTACAGACTCGGAAGAATTAGTAGTGATTAGTGTTTTACAAAGCTTGAAATCTCTGTTCAAGACTGGAttgataagaaaaaaatactatattgatatatcaaaaacaatatctCCCCTGTTATTGCATCCTAATAATTGGATAAGACAATTTACTTTAATGATAATCATAGAAATCATTAACAAGTTATCAAAAGCTGAAGTGTACTGCATTCTCTATCCAATAATAAGGCCTTTCTTTGAGTTTGACGTTGAGTTCAATTTTAAGTCAATGATAAGCTGTTGCAAGCAACCGGTATCAAGATCCGTTTACAATCTGTTGTGTAGTTGGTCTGTTAGAGCGTCAAAATCTttgttttggaaaaaaatctccACAAATCATGTAGATTCATTTGGAAATAATAGAATCGAATtcataacaaaaaattactcAAGTAAAAACTATGgatttaataaaaaaggtaTGAATTTGGATTCTTCCCTGAAAGGCGTCAAAACATCATCCACCGTTTATTCCCATGATAACAAGGAGATTCCCCTAACTGCTGAAGACAGGAATTGGATTGACAAGTTCCGTATTATTGGGCTAACTGAAAAAGATATCTGGAAAATTGTGGCTTTGAGGAGTTATGTAATAAGAACAGCGAGAGTCATGGCAGCAAACCCTGATTTTTCCTATAAGAACAGTAATCACCGCCCATTAGTACAGAATTCACTACCCAACTTAAATCTTACGAATATTATGCCAaggaatattttctttgatgtaGAGTTTGCTGAAGAGTCGACAAGTGAAGCGCAAGATTCCAATTTAGAGAATCAACAGATATATAAAAGTGATGAGAGTGAGCAAAACAGCAATAAGCTAAGTATCAGCAGTAGCAAGCAGCTATCTACTGTCATGGACATAAACGGATCActaatattcaaaaataagtCCATTGCCACTACTACTTCAAATCTAAAGAatgtttttgttcaatTAGAACCAACGTCTTATCACAAGCATTCTCCAAACCATGggttgaaagaaaatgtaaATGTTAGACCAGAAAGGAAGGTAATTGTCAGCAACAGTTATGAAGGAGACGTTGAAAGCATAGAGAAATTTCTATCGACATTCAGAATTTTACCTCCCCTGCGAGACTATAAAGAGTTTGGGCCTATGCAAGAGATATTGCGGAATCCAAACGTGGGTAGTTTGAAGGGCAAGTTAGTAGCTACTTTGATGGAAAACGAACCCAATTCTATTACATCTGCTGTTGTTTCGCCAGGAGAAACACCCTATTTAATAACCGGTTCAGATCAGGGCGTAATCAAGATTTGGAGcttgaaagaaattatcATGGGCGAGGtctattcttcttcattaactTATGACTGCTCTTCAACCATAACTCAGATAACCATGATTCCTAATTTTGATGCATTTGCGGTTTCTAGTAAAGATGGGCAAATCATTGTGCTAAAAGTTAATCATTGccaacaagaaaatgaagtcaaatttttaaattGCGAATGTATCAGAAAACttaatttgaagaattctGATAAAAACGAATATGCAGTGAGAATGAGAGCATTTGTGAATGATGAGAAATCTCTACTAATAGTATTAACGAATTTGTCAAGGATTATTATATTTGACATTAGAACCTTGGAGAGGTTACAAATCATAGGAAATTCTCCAAAGCATGGTGCTGTTTCCAGCCTCTGTATTGATGAAGGGAGCTGTGCCTTAATTTTGGGGACAACTAGAGGTATTATTGATATATGGGATATTCGTTTCAATGTGCTGATAAGAAGCTGGTCTTTTGGGGACCATACACCGATCACGCATGTGGAGGCATGCCAGTTTTATGGACAGAATTCTGTAATTATTGTAGGGGGTAGTTCAAAAACGTTCCTAACAATATGGAACTTTGTTAAGGGGTCCTGCCAGAATGCGTTCATAAATTCTGATGAGCAACCATCTATGGAACACTTTCTGCCAATTGAGAAAGGCTTGGACGAATTAGATTTTTGTGGAATCGGATCTTTAAACGCATTAAGCACAATCTCAGTatcaaatgataaaattctTGTTACTGATGAAGCAACGAGCTCCATTGTCATGTTTAGCCTAAAGGAACTCTCTTCCTCTAAAGCAGTGATTAGTCCTTCAAGATTCAGCGACAATTTTATTCGTACGCAGGTTA